From a region of the Stenotrophomonas sp. BIO128-Bstrain genome:
- a CDS encoding metallophosphoesterase, protein MLSVIGCLLALYLVWRLIWPLRLSRPVRIALGLLVVALALHHRIVAQFAGTMASPEIPTAMIAVLATGFTTLLLSAVFVLLLDALLLIAWLVRARRVLPTLRATWLRPTAGALALLLSAYGIWQGMAVPKPRQIEVAIDGLPAAFDGYRVLQLTDIHASRLLTGAWVEKVVAESNALHPDLVVITGDLIDGSVSARANDFAPLARLHAPDGVIAITGNHEYYAQYAEWMQAFRGQGMQVLENTHTRVQRDGATLTIAGVTDPVAARYGLPMPDLGAALAGADPQAPVILLDHRPVEARANAAHGVALQLSGHTHGGHILGMDQLVKRANGGYVSGRYQVDAMTLYVSNGAGLWPGFAARIGVPSEITLITLRAR, encoded by the coding sequence GTGCTGAGTGTGATCGGCTGTTTGCTTGCGTTGTATCTGGTGTGGCGCCTGATCTGGCCGTTGCGGCTGTCGCGCCCGGTCCGGATCGCGCTGGGCCTGTTGGTGGTGGCCCTGGCGCTGCACCACCGGATCGTGGCGCAGTTTGCCGGGACCATGGCGTCGCCGGAAATTCCCACGGCGATGATCGCCGTGCTCGCCACCGGCTTCACCACGCTGCTGCTGAGCGCGGTATTCGTGCTGCTGCTGGACGCGCTGCTGCTGATCGCGTGGCTGGTGCGTGCGCGGCGCGTGCTGCCGACGCTACGTGCGACATGGCTGCGTCCGACGGCCGGCGCATTGGCGCTGCTGCTGTCCGCCTACGGCATCTGGCAGGGCATGGCCGTGCCCAAGCCGCGTCAGATCGAGGTCGCCATCGATGGCCTGCCGGCCGCGTTCGACGGTTATCGCGTGCTGCAGCTCACCGATATCCACGCCAGCCGCCTGCTCACCGGTGCCTGGGTGGAGAAGGTGGTCGCCGAAAGCAATGCGCTCCATCCGGATCTGGTGGTGATCACCGGCGATCTGATCGACGGCAGCGTCAGCGCCCGTGCCAACGACTTCGCGCCCCTGGCCAGGCTGCACGCGCCGGATGGCGTCATCGCGATCACCGGCAACCACGAGTATTACGCGCAGTACGCCGAGTGGATGCAGGCCTTCCGCGGGCAGGGCATGCAGGTGCTGGAGAACACCCATACCCGGGTGCAGCGCGACGGGGCGACGTTGACCATCGCCGGCGTGACCGATCCAGTGGCGGCACGCTATGGCCTGCCCATGCCGGACCTCGGCGCTGCCCTGGCCGGGGCGGACCCGCAGGCACCGGTGATCCTGCTCGACCACCGCCCGGTCGAAGCCCGCGCCAACGCCGCGCACGGCGTGGCCCTGCAGCTGTCCGGCCACACGCATGGCGGGCATATTCTGGGTATGGACCAGCTGGTCAAGCGTGCCAACGGTGGCTATGTCTCCGGGCGCTACCAGGTGGACGCGATGACGCTGTACGTCAGCAACGGTGCCGGGCTGTGGCCGGGCTTCGCCGCGCGGATCGGCGTGCCCTCGGAGATCACCCTGATCACGCTGCGGGCGCGCTGA
- a CDS encoding DUF1801 domain-containing protein, whose amino-acid sequence MIQPNARSTPRAATASEPSASQQIDARIQSLEDWRGEALSRIRALIHQVDPDVVETWKWRGVPVWEHHGILCTGETYKAAVKLTFAKGASLPDPNGLFNASLEGNTRRAIDLHEGDTINATAFKALIRAAMALNRAARTAAPAPRGKAPRRSA is encoded by the coding sequence ATGATCCAGCCCAATGCCCGTTCAACGCCGCGCGCCGCAACGGCCAGCGAGCCGTCCGCGTCGCAACAGATCGATGCCCGCATCCAGTCGCTGGAGGATTGGCGCGGCGAGGCGCTGTCCCGGATCCGCGCCTTGATCCACCAGGTCGATCCGGACGTGGTGGAGACATGGAAGTGGCGGGGTGTACCAGTGTGGGAGCACCACGGCATCCTGTGTACCGGGGAGACCTACAAGGCGGCCGTGAAGTTGACCTTCGCCAAGGGCGCGTCGCTTCCCGATCCCAACGGGCTGTTCAATGCGAGTCTGGAAGGCAACACCCGCCGCGCCATCGATCTGCACGAAGGCGATACGATCAACGCCACCGCGTTCAAGGCGTTGATCCGCGCGGCGATGGCGCTGAACCGGGCGGCCAGAACCGCTGCTCCGGCGCCACGCGGGAAGGCCCCCCGGCGCTCAGCCTGA